One Campylobacter concisus DNA window includes the following coding sequences:
- a CDS encoding glycosyltransferase family 4 protein → MKKIVFLRTNPNAVGGAERYLRRLIKALNELGIQTEIRSYLGDAGISSWKKALNFNRQVKRQKKEDEFYFSLERVSCADIYRAGDGVHKVYRVTKNFWWLNPLNFVYPYLEKKCFKNSQKIITNSNFIKEQIIATYGIEPEKITTIYNGVNLPQRVQKAEAKLTLCEEFGLKFELATLLFVGNGFKRKGLKEFLLLASKLKTPVNTLIVGKDKNISSYKRLAKKLGLNAYFLGEQKSTAKFYEASDIFIFPTHYEPFSNVVLEALSFKNVVFTTAQNGASEILEDKFVLQSPNDESALEFIDEILTDHELLASLQEKAYELSLNFSIEKNAALTLEVIKDALK, encoded by the coding sequence ATGAAAAAAATAGTATTTTTAAGAACTAATCCAAACGCAGTTGGAGGTGCTGAAAGATACTTAAGAAGGCTTATTAAGGCCCTAAATGAGCTTGGTATCCAAACAGAAATTCGCTCATATCTTGGAGATGCTGGCATATCTTCTTGGAAAAAGGCGCTAAATTTTAACCGCCAAGTAAAACGCCAAAAAAAAGAGGACGAGTTTTATTTTAGTCTAGAGCGAGTAAGCTGCGCCGATATCTACAGGGCTGGAGACGGCGTGCACAAGGTTTATAGGGTGACAAAGAACTTTTGGTGGCTAAACCCCCTAAATTTCGTCTATCCATACTTAGAGAAAAAATGCTTTAAAAACTCCCAAAAAATCATCACAAACTCAAATTTCATAAAAGAGCAGATCATCGCGACTTACGGCATAGAGCCTGAAAAGATCACGACTATTTATAACGGCGTAAATTTACCTCAAAGGGTGCAAAAAGCCGAGGCAAAGCTCACGCTTTGTGAGGAATTTGGACTTAAATTTGAGCTTGCGACCCTGCTTTTTGTGGGAAATGGCTTTAAAAGAAAGGGGCTAAAAGAGTTTTTACTCCTTGCTTCAAAGCTAAAAACGCCCGTAAATACGCTCATTGTCGGCAAAGACAAAAACATCTCAAGCTACAAACGCCTAGCTAAAAAACTTGGACTAAACGCCTACTTTCTCGGCGAACAAAAGAGCACGGCGAAATTTTATGAGGCGAGCGATATTTTTATCTTTCCAACGCACTATGAGCCATTTTCAAATGTCGTGCTAGAGGCGCTTAGCTTTAAAAACGTGGTCTTTACGACGGCTCAAAATGGCGCTAGCGAGATTTTAGAAGATAAATTTGTGCTTCAAAGCCCAAATGACGAGAGCGCACTGGAGTTTATAGATGAAATTCTCACAGACCACGAGCTTTTAGCGAGCCTACAAGAGAAAGCCTACGAGCTTTCTTTAAATTTTAGCATTGAAAAGAACGCCGCTCTTACGCTTGAAGTGATAAAAGACGCCCTAAAATGA
- a CDS encoding DUF6882 domain-containing protein, translated as MFDIFRKKSHFLDELGIDKSNWSELFSACLGRAMLLQKRLFKQVVEASKWQADFESGKICFDKQEFDMQFIGSESFSSSTWLLGL; from the coding sequence ATGTTTGATATTTTTAGAAAAAAGAGCCATTTTTTAGATGAGCTTGGCATAGATAAAAGTAACTGGAGTGAGCTTTTTAGCGCTTGCCTTGGCAGAGCGATGCTGCTTCAAAAACGGCTTTTTAAGCAAGTGGTTGAGGCTAGCAAATGGCAGGCTGACTTTGAAAGTGGCAAAATTTGCTTTGACAAGCAGGAGTTTGATATGCAGTTTATCGGCTCTGAAAGCTTTTCGTCTAGCACTTGGCTTTTGGGGCTATGA
- the waaF gene encoding lipopolysaccharide heptosyltransferase II, with amino-acid sequence MRVFIELPTWLGDSVMASAAIENLVQNEKNLQIVFFGSFVACELYKSHPNCEKVVVDESKKAKFRFLSLAKSAKSLGKFDLALSFRSSFASKFLLFFIDAKKKAIFKKSKTVLHQVLKYANFVKNALGLSEISTQLKLHFTPQISTKKTLALNPGASYGSAKRWYPEYFAQVALNFKDEFEIVIFGGKGEQEICEKIEQILKENGAACQNLAGKTSVKELCERIAGLSKNGIFVTNDSGPMHVAAAFHIPTIALFGPTKFSETSPWGNEFAKIVHLNLACMPCMKRVCPLKTHACMKELKPQMVIDEINLLRKELDY; translated from the coding sequence ATGAGAGTTTTTATCGAGCTTCCAACCTGGCTAGGTGATAGCGTGATGGCAAGCGCTGCGATCGAAAATTTGGTGCAAAATGAGAAGAATTTACAAATCGTTTTTTTTGGCTCATTTGTAGCTTGCGAGCTTTACAAAAGCCATCCAAACTGCGAAAAAGTGGTCGTTGATGAGAGCAAAAAGGCTAAATTTAGATTTTTATCACTTGCAAAAAGTGCTAAAAGTCTTGGCAAATTTGATCTAGCACTTAGCTTTAGAAGCTCGTTTGCTAGCAAATTTTTACTCTTTTTTATAGACGCTAAGAAAAAAGCCATCTTTAAAAAGAGCAAAACCGTCCTTCATCAGGTGCTAAAATATGCAAATTTTGTAAAAAATGCCCTAGGCCTAAGCGAAATTTCTACTCAGCTAAAGCTGCATTTTACACCTCAAATTTCAACCAAAAAAACACTAGCTCTAAATCCAGGTGCGAGCTATGGAAGTGCGAAAAGATGGTATCCAGAGTACTTTGCGCAGGTGGCTTTAAATTTTAAAGATGAGTTTGAGATCGTTATCTTTGGTGGCAAAGGCGAGCAAGAAATTTGTGAAAAAATAGAGCAAATTTTAAAAGAAAACGGCGCAGCCTGCCAAAATTTAGCTGGCAAAACCAGTGTCAAAGAGCTTTGTGAGCGCATAGCTGGGCTTAGCAAAAATGGCATTTTCGTCACAAACGATAGCGGCCCTATGCACGTAGCTGCCGCTTTTCATATACCAACGATCGCTCTTTTTGGACCGACAAAATTTAGCGAAACCTCGCCCTGGGGCAATGAATTTGCAAAGATAGTGCATCTAAATTTAGCTTGCATGCCCTGTATGAAGCGAGTTTGCCCGCTAAAAACGCATGCTTGCATGAAAGAGCTAAAGCCACAAATGGTGATAGATGAGATAAATTTACTAAGAAAAGAGCTAGATTATTAA
- a CDS encoding glycosyltransferase family 9 protein, whose product MKLFENFMRLILNFKKIQKTQLVTEPFQSVCFFSNTALGDTIFNTPVFRVFKQNFPHVKVVALLNPSTALLFKTDPNIDEILLYDGKKSGFLDILKKIKKLSPDIVFILHSNEPQATPLAVLSGAKYLFKLPNLNNKFSSFHSNVPEPYGDDRYVVLNRLEQLKFIGIQSRDTRLNLYLGASDFTNVDEALKGYESRKIIGFQMGASTISRQWFIDKWEKLAKLVLQDRNAIIVLTGSPAERAMTKQLEERINDPRLLNLAGKFNIREAAALISRLNILITPDTGPLHVAAALKTPTIGLFTVASPINSNPDFDIDIHKFIKKPRTCSPCVGKKCKFQKCMLQIDEKEVYDMLKEMI is encoded by the coding sequence ATGAAACTCTTTGAAAACTTTATGCGTCTAATTTTAAATTTTAAAAAAATACAAAAGACACAGTTGGTAACCGAGCCTTTTCAAAGCGTTTGTTTTTTTAGTAACACAGCGCTGGGCGATACTATTTTTAACACACCAGTATTTCGAGTGTTTAAGCAAAATTTTCCGCATGTAAAAGTAGTTGCGCTACTAAATCCATCTACTGCGTTACTTTTTAAAACCGATCCAAACATTGATGAAATTTTATTATATGATGGTAAAAAAAGTGGGTTTTTGGATATTTTAAAAAAAATAAAAAAACTATCACCAGATATAGTTTTTATTTTGCACTCAAATGAACCGCAAGCTACTCCACTAGCTGTTCTTAGTGGGGCAAAATATCTATTTAAACTGCCAAATTTAAATAATAAGTTTAGCTCATTTCACTCAAATGTTCCAGAGCCATATGGAGATGATAGATATGTGGTATTAAACCGTCTAGAACAGCTTAAATTTATAGGCATTCAAAGTCGTGACACGCGTCTAAATTTATACCTTGGGGCAAGTGATTTTACTAATGTTGATGAGGCGCTAAAAGGCTATGAGAGCCGTAAAATTATCGGTTTTCAAATGGGTGCTAGCACTATTTCTAGGCAGTGGTTTATAGATAAATGGGAAAAACTTGCAAAGCTTGTTTTGCAAGATAGAAATGCTATCATAGTCTTAACAGGAAGTCCTGCTGAGCGTGCCATGACTAAGCAGTTAGAAGAAAGGATAAATGATCCTCGTCTTTTAAACCTTGCTGGTAAATTTAATATCAGAGAAGCAGCCGCACTAATTTCAAGGCTAAATATACTAATCACGCCAGATACTGGTCCTTTGCATGTCGCAGCAGCCCTAAAAACTCCAACTATTGGTCTTTTTACGGTGGCATCACCTATAAATTCAAATCCAGATTTTGATATAGATATTCATAAATTTATTAAAAAACCACGCACTTGCTCTCCATGCGTAGGCAAAAAGTGTAAATTTCAAAAATGTATGTTGCAAATTGATGAAAAAGAGGTTTATGATATGCTCAAGGAAATGATTTGA
- a CDS encoding glycosyltransferase family 4 protein translates to MKKILFVDTGHEYGGGTKSFIYLLEGLEKYKKYQFSVFFENDYKVGEQNISEIISNLGVNFIKFMPKRQPAKIIKELLRIFSKEALAKYLYQKDYKYAIAMLSNEKPDIIHLNNHFSTNLAYIEAANVLGIKVIQHLRKNSPIEPFKLKILNKQKFIPICVSNSTYEFYAKQIEIQKNIIYNPVIVNNETTVIDNIKFDKNKINIIMPANFLTLKGHELVFDALTLLKRDDVDVYFAGSGELTPGAKEKFDMLIKSGKAQYLGFVQQMGEIYKNCDYVLGFSSDEGLPRVVIEGLSCGLGVIYSDIPVIREIYNISSKKEDFFIVQRDPRSLLKCLENLTKSSSKAPDSAVIDTFSLDNYIRSVDAIYSDL, encoded by the coding sequence TTGAAAAAAATTTTGTTTGTGGATACTGGACATGAATATGGTGGCGGAACAAAGAGCTTTATATATCTCTTAGAAGGTCTAGAAAAATACAAGAAATATCAATTTAGCGTTTTTTTTGAAAATGACTATAAAGTTGGTGAGCAAAATATATCCGAAATAATCAGTAATCTTGGCGTGAACTTTATAAAATTTATGCCAAAGAGGCAGCCAGCAAAAATAATAAAAGAGCTGTTGCGTATATTTAGCAAAGAAGCTTTAGCTAAATACCTTTATCAAAAAGATTATAAATATGCCATCGCTATGCTTTCAAATGAAAAACCAGACATAATTCATCTAAATAATCACTTTTCAACAAATCTTGCCTATATCGAAGCCGCAAATGTTTTAGGCATTAAAGTTATACAGCATTTAAGAAAGAACTCTCCCATAGAACCATTTAAACTTAAAATTTTAAATAAACAAAAATTTATACCTATTTGCGTTTCAAACTCAACTTATGAATTTTATGCCAAACAGATAGAAATACAAAAAAACATCATATATAATCCAGTGATAGTTAATAATGAGACAACAGTTATAGACAATATAAAATTTGATAAAAATAAGATCAATATAATAATGCCTGCAAATTTTTTAACACTCAAAGGACATGAGCTGGTCTTTGATGCGCTAACTCTTTTAAAAAGAGATGATGTCGATGTTTATTTTGCAGGCAGTGGAGAGCTGACACCTGGTGCAAAAGAGAAATTTGATATGCTAATAAAATCTGGTAAAGCACAATATTTGGGATTTGTGCAACAAATGGGAGAAATTTATAAAAATTGTGACTACGTACTAGGCTTTTCAAGTGATGAAGGCCTGCCAAGAGTCGTTATAGAAGGGCTTAGTTGTGGCCTTGGCGTTATTTACTCAGACATACCAGTTATAAGAGAAATTTATAATATATCATCAAAAAAAGAAGATTTTTTCATAGTCCAAAGAGACCCAAGGTCGCTTTTAAAATGTCTTGAAAATTTAACTAAATCAAGCTCAAAAGCGCCAGATAGTGCAGTTATTGATACTTTTAGCTTAGATAACTATATTCGCAGCGTTGATGCGATATATAGTGATCTTTGA
- a CDS encoding glycosyltransferase → MLNILELESSLGFGGQEHRTQRVINGLDKSKFKVFYGLNPGSKSLEKQIECEFVEFNLKKSFNILEILKICKFVKKNKIKIISTHSGKDGIIGSIVSKITGAKVVRTRHLQTPIRSPFSYNINDKIVAVSNAVKTQLISQGVQESLIETIYTGVDTDKFTPHFKKNIRDQLGLPTNSIIVGIVAVLRAAKNHKILFEAFNELNLSNTFLVVVGDGPQYENLQNIKTSNILMLGNRADVSDFLGSFDLFVLPSKMEALGTALLEAQSCAVPCIGSDVGGIGEAIKDNETGLLFENDNKDSLKNALKTLIEDANLRAKFSANARDFIVENFSIQTMVRQTEKMYETL, encoded by the coding sequence ATGTTAAATATACTAGAGCTTGAAAGCTCTCTTGGATTTGGCGGGCAAGAGCACCGCACGCAGCGTGTGATAAACGGACTAGACAAGAGCAAATTTAAAGTTTTTTATGGGCTAAACCCTGGCTCAAAAAGCCTTGAAAAGCAGATAGAGTGTGAATTTGTCGAGTTTAACCTTAAAAAATCTTTTAATATCCTTGAAATTTTAAAAATTTGCAAATTTGTAAAGAAAAATAAGATAAAAATCATCTCAACTCACTCGGGTAAAGATGGAATTATAGGTTCCATAGTTAGTAAAATAACTGGTGCAAAGGTAGTTCGCACTAGACATTTGCAAACGCCAATTAGGTCGCCATTTAGTTACAACATAAATGATAAGATCGTTGCTGTTTCAAACGCCGTCAAGACTCAGCTTATATCTCAAGGAGTACAAGAAAGCTTAATAGAGACTATCTACACTGGAGTCGATACTGATAAATTTACTCCACATTTTAAAAAAAACATAAGAGACCAGCTTGGCTTACCAACAAATTCCATTATAGTGGGCATTGTGGCAGTGTTGAGAGCTGCTAAAAATCACAAAATTTTATTTGAAGCATTTAATGAGTTAAATTTATCAAATACTTTTTTGGTTGTAGTAGGTGATGGCCCACAATATGAAAATTTGCAGAATATAAAAACCTCAAACATTTTAATGCTTGGCAATAGAGCCGATGTGAGCGATTTTTTAGGTAGCTTTGATCTATTCGTTTTGCCATCAAAAATGGAAGCCCTTGGCACAGCATTGCTTGAGGCTCAGTCTTGTGCCGTGCCTTGTATAGGTAGTGATGTAGGAGGCATTGGCGAAGCGATAAAAGATAATGAAACTGGACTTTTATTTGAGAACGACAACAAAGATTCTTTAAAAAATGCTCTAAAAACTCTCATAGAAGATGCCAATCTTCGTGCCAAATTTAGCGCAAATGCTAGAGATTTTATAGTGGAGAATTTCTCAATCCAAACAATGGTGAGACAAACGGAAAAAATGTATGAAACTCTTTGA
- a CDS encoding glycosyltransferase family 9 protein, which translates to MFYLLQYLLFYPIFKFISFFRKPSDKILIIQTAKIGDYANSTIIFEPLAKFDILLDEINVAFAKHDNRIDKIFIINDIKKKKTSKLRLAFALFKQNYKDVYVLMPNSLNLFLARCTLAKNIVTIKHYATSSSFKLLAFGMKKISHTLNDLTLSTYLKMINVNELKFEKQLQKPLFVPSENIIKSDKFKVGISLSAGNKMKTPPNQIWEKILKIFSKFDCEIYVFGVGDEAKLLEKLILESSERNSFEGLKFISMIDKVKLEKLPFYLSQMQLYISSDTGNYYVADSVHTPTICLMGPCFASEQRGVFDSLVINSALSPISSVFKTVRNIDASSFFELSKDDLEKIERFVKDHYISHQRCEYSYLS; encoded by the coding sequence TTGTTTTACCTTTTACAATATCTACTTTTTTATCCCATATTTAAATTTATAAGTTTTTTTAGAAAACCATCTGATAAAATTTTAATCATACAAACTGCCAAGATCGGCGACTATGCAAATTCGACTATTATTTTTGAGCCTTTGGCTAAATTTGATATATTGCTTGATGAGATAAATGTTGCTTTTGCCAAACATGACAATAGGATTGATAAAATTTTTATAATAAATGATATAAAAAAGAAAAAAACTTCCAAGCTAAGACTGGCATTTGCACTTTTTAAACAAAACTATAAAGATGTTTATGTCCTTATGCCAAATAGTCTAAATCTTTTCTTAGCACGCTGCACTCTGGCTAAAAACATAGTAACTATCAAACATTATGCTACTTCTAGCAGCTTTAAACTGCTAGCTTTTGGTATGAAAAAAATTTCACATACATTAAATGACTTAACACTATCAACATATCTAAAGATGATAAACGTTAATGAGTTAAAATTTGAAAAACAACTACAAAAACCACTGTTTGTACCATCAGAAAATATTATCAAAAGCGATAAATTTAAGGTAGGTATAAGTCTTAGTGCTGGCAATAAAATGAAAACGCCACCTAATCAAATTTGGGAGAAGATCTTAAAAATTTTCTCTAAATTTGACTGCGAAATTTATGTTTTTGGCGTTGGTGATGAGGCTAAACTGCTGGAAAAACTAATTTTAGAAAGTAGTGAAAGAAATAGTTTTGAGGGATTAAAATTTATATCGATGATAGATAAGGTCAAACTTGAAAAACTTCCGTTTTATCTATCACAGATGCAGTTATACATAAGCTCTGATACTGGAAACTACTATGTGGCTGACAGCGTGCACACTCCAACGATATGTTTAATGGGACCATGCTTTGCAAGTGAGCAAAGAGGAGTATTTGATTCGCTTGTTATAAATTCTGCTTTATCCCCAATTAGTTCGGTATTTAAAACTGTTAGAAATATAGATGCAAGTTCCTTTTTTGAGCTCAGCAAAGATGATCTAGAAAAGATTGAACGATTTGTCAAAGATCACTATATATCGCATCAACGCTGCGAATATAGTTATCTAAGCTAA
- a CDS encoding glycosyltransferase family 9 protein: protein MKILLIRNDNIGDLICTTPAIKALRKAYAQTQIDIVVNSLNACVVKNNPFLNKIYTYTKPKHVRSIAAKVKAFFGKCKILFQIWRENYDVVVIFRSSYSPSAAIFARVARAKKIIGAVKQNEDRHLITDRLNFDQSLHEAMLCCQCLAPLGVNFKDEKTLYVPSEKNEKFKDFVFFHISSRVEQNRLSEGKILEILEFLKQRFKNIAISAEEANFGNDISHKADVVFARTKSLDELASYIWAAKFVLTLDGGVAHLAPALGVKTIVLFGKTNPLRWAPIYGSGECIVLQSPNKIAEEIKNDEIFNKILQFA, encoded by the coding sequence TTGAAAATTTTACTTATAAGAAATGACAACATAGGTGATTTAATTTGCACTACGCCAGCCATTAAAGCGTTGCGCAAAGCCTACGCTCAGACTCAGATAGATATCGTAGTAAATAGCTTAAATGCTTGTGTTGTTAAAAACAACCCTTTTTTAAACAAAATATACACATATACAAAGCCAAAGCATGTGAGATCCATTGCCGCGAAGGTTAAAGCTTTTTTTGGAAAGTGTAAAATTTTATTTCAAATTTGGCGTGAGAATTATGATGTAGTTGTTATTTTTAGAAGCTCCTATTCGCCATCTGCCGCTATCTTTGCAAGAGTGGCTCGTGCTAAAAAGATAATAGGAGCAGTCAAACAAAACGAAGATAGACATCTCATAACAGATAGGTTAAATTTTGATCAGTCCTTACATGAAGCCATGCTGTGTTGTCAATGCTTGGCGCCACTTGGGGTAAATTTTAAAGATGAAAAAACACTTTACGTGCCAAGTGAAAAAAATGAAAAATTTAAAGACTTTGTATTTTTTCATATCTCATCACGAGTAGAACAAAATCGCTTAAGTGAAGGTAAAATCTTAGAAATTTTAGAATTTCTAAAGCAACGATTTAAAAATATTGCCATTAGTGCAGAAGAGGCCAACTTTGGTAATGACATATCACATAAGGCAGATGTTGTTTTTGCTAGAACAAAAAGTTTAGATGAGCTAGCAAGTTATATCTGGGCAGCCAAATTTGTTCTTACTCTTGACGGAGGTGTAGCACATTTAGCTCCAGCGCTTGGTGTAAAGACGATCGTTTTATTTGGAAAAACAAATCCTTTAAGATGGGCACCAATCTACGGCAGCGGTGAGTGCATAGTCTTGCAAAGCCCAAACAAAATAGCAGAGGAAATCAAAAATGATGAAATTTTTAACAAAATATTACAGTTTGCTTGA
- a CDS encoding O-antigen ligase family protein — protein MMKFLTKYYSLLENLKYIFFTIYLFSLPVAKVASIQSISMSLFTLLVVATEYKKWSLKDLLKIKAPLALLFIIALLAYISLFFTIDINETLKEVNKGVIKNVAFMIVLFYYFMNLGYEKIKIYIYIFFSSLLLHSVINIITWANVGFDFRYRTGGLLDGYIYDGGGERFGIWAVYAFGCAISLLTFQKNKAFAVLFLVISLVSIISNNTRATYIGVIFVLVAVFFIFIRSNKIRILSCALVTIFIFGFYEISHHISPDRYNLTLIPKYIELMKKSPKEMGTYSEMGLTESVPSRIASWKSVLIYRLHEPFVPTGYGRFLYGKTIRKLNSEQDVPFSDYSQVHNEFLGMFFSLGIFGLLAFIGIWISYLKTSIQVSKNNNMLLMVFGHTIFFGGLGFIASLLFGSFFGSSEAKLFYLTLGMALGIYYKKGPNNDVKYTRA, from the coding sequence ATGATGAAATTTTTAACAAAATATTACAGTTTGCTTGAAAATTTAAAATATATATTTTTTACCATTTATCTCTTTTCTTTGCCAGTGGCAAAAGTAGCTTCTATACAGTCCATATCTATGTCATTATTTACTCTCTTAGTCGTTGCAACAGAGTATAAAAAATGGAGCTTGAAAGATTTACTAAAAATAAAAGCCCCACTAGCTCTACTTTTTATCATAGCTTTATTGGCGTATATATCACTTTTTTTTACCATAGATATAAATGAAACACTAAAAGAGGTTAATAAGGGTGTTATAAAAAATGTCGCATTTATGATCGTTTTGTTCTATTATTTTATGAATTTAGGATATGAGAAAATTAAAATTTATATTTATATATTTTTCTCTTCACTTTTACTGCATTCTGTCATAAATATAATAACGTGGGCTAATGTTGGCTTTGATTTTCGTTATAGAACTGGTGGGTTGTTAGATGGATATATTTACGATGGTGGCGGCGAGAGGTTTGGAATTTGGGCAGTGTATGCTTTTGGATGTGCCATTTCTCTTTTAACATTTCAAAAAAATAAAGCATTCGCGGTTCTTTTTTTAGTAATCTCACTAGTTAGCATCATTTCAAACAATACAAGAGCTACTTATATAGGTGTTATATTTGTGCTAGTAGCTGTTTTTTTTATTTTTATACGATCAAATAAAATTAGAATATTATCTTGCGCGTTAGTTACTATATTTATCTTTGGTTTTTATGAGATTTCTCATCACATATCTCCAGATAGATATAATTTGACACTAATACCAAAATATATTGAGCTTATGAAAAAATCTCCAAAAGAGATGGGGACATACTCTGAAATGGGGCTAACTGAGTCAGTTCCTTCTAGAATAGCTTCGTGGAAGTCAGTCCTTATTTATAGACTGCATGAGCCATTTGTGCCGACTGGATATGGTAGATTTTTATATGGAAAAACTATTAGAAAATTAAATAGCGAGCAAGATGTGCCTTTTTCTGATTATTCACAAGTTCATAATGAATTTTTAGGGATGTTTTTTTCGCTTGGCATATTTGGGCTTCTCGCATTTATTGGAATTTGGATAAGTTATTTAAAAACTAGCATTCAGGTAAGTAAAAATAATAATATGCTTTTAATGGTGTTTGGACACACGATTTTCTTTGGCGGACTTGGTTTTATTGCAAGCTTGCTATTTGGTAGTTTTTTTGGAAGTAGCGAAGCAAAACTTTTCTACCTTACATTAGGTATGGCACTTGGTATATATTATAAAAAAGGCCCTAATAACGATGTTAAATATACTAGAGCTTGA
- a CDS encoding DUF6882 domain-containing protein, producing the protein MICSLSALKAFRLALGFWGYENVNGFDERLLSLANRAREFGEKFGLEAFSTAQFELDENVNGHTLSMVACVALGEELSYYKIDYDGGAAYVAFRAETIFKEPVLANEVVSVVNECISAYELDHRLFIKGLLLGCEIKFSENKDEIVAKFKDELSFKFDDLNRLTNISAKL; encoded by the coding sequence TTGATATGCAGTTTATCGGCTCTGAAAGCTTTTCGTCTAGCACTTGGCTTTTGGGGCTATGAAAATGTAAATGGCTTTGACGAGCGCTTGCTTAGCCTTGCAAACAGGGCGCGTGAGTTTGGCGAGAAATTTGGGCTTGAAGCGTTTAGCACGGCGCAGTTTGAGCTGGACGAAAATGTAAATGGTCATACGCTCAGCATGGTTGCTTGCGTGGCGCTTGGCGAGGAGCTAAGCTACTACAAAATTGATTACGACGGAGGCGCTGCATACGTGGCATTTAGGGCGGAGACCATCTTTAAAGAGCCAGTTTTAGCAAACGAAGTAGTAAGCGTAGTAAATGAGTGCATAAGCGCCTATGAGCTAGATCACAGGCTTTTTATAAAAGGACTTTTGCTAGGTTGCGAGATAAAATTTAGCGAAAACAAAGATGAGATAGTAGCTAAGTTTAAGGATGAACTTAGCTTTAAATTTGATGATCTTAATAGACTGACAAATATCTCCGCGAAGTTGTAA
- a CDS encoding polysaccharide deacetylase family protein: protein MSVPVLMYHHVLEKGGFIASSVDEFRSHMKFLAENGYKTLSINEFIAYKKGELEVPKKSVCITFDDGWMDNYTYAYPIVKEFGLKANMFIVTGWIEAAQKAHEISRGTFLNGSHSECKNTAPSRPQDVILNLEQIEKMSECFYFHSHTHGHFDGYFGQLSLDEEFGLCREFMKKNFGFEDDALCWPRGKYNDEYLSAAKKHGYKAFFTTKRGINKADGNLEEIKRIVTKRDEKWLKKTMFIYQNDFLGSIYAFLRS from the coding sequence ATGAGCGTACCAGTTTTGATGTATCACCACGTGCTTGAAAAGGGCGGCTTTATCGCTAGTAGCGTGGATGAGTTTAGATCTCATATGAAATTTCTAGCTGAAAATGGCTATAAAACGTTAAGCATAAATGAATTTATCGCATATAAAAAAGGCGAGCTTGAGGTGCCTAAAAAGAGCGTTTGTATAACATTTGATGATGGCTGGATGGACAACTACACCTATGCCTATCCTATCGTTAAAGAATTTGGACTAAAAGCAAATATGTTTATAGTTACTGGCTGGATAGAAGCAGCGCAAAAGGCCCATGAGATAAGTCGTGGAACTTTCTTAAATGGCAGCCATAGTGAGTGTAAAAATACGGCTCCTAGCAGACCACAAGATGTGATCTTAAATTTAGAGCAGATCGAGAAGATGAGTGAGTGCTTTTATTTTCACTCGCATACGCACGGGCATTTTGATGGATATTTTGGGCAGCTTAGCTTGGATGAGGAATTTGGTCTTTGCCGTGAGTTTATGAAGAAAAATTTTGGCTTTGAAGATGACGCACTTTGCTGGCCAAGAGGCAAATATAATGATGAGTATCTAAGTGCTGCTAAAAAGCATGGCTATAAGGCGTTTTTCACGACAAAGCGCGGCATAAATAAGGCCGATGGTAATTTAGAGGAGATAAAACGCATAGTGACAAAGCGCGATGAAAAATGGCTTAAAAAGACCATGTTTATCTATCAAAATGACTTTTTGGGCTCGATATATGCTTTTCTTAGGAGTTAA